The following proteins come from a genomic window of Clostridium cylindrosporum DSM 605:
- a CDS encoding TraR/DksA family transcriptional regulator gives MNGKFINNMEDKLESYKDETMKTIGSLADRIRDVNDPAFSVNHSQVTNHPADIGTELFDKELNIALINNQRELTNKIEDALDRINEGNYGTCEMCGKGIEPERLEILPYTTSCADCAIEGTVNLPVKQNYTSEATLRNFYDVYEELEEENGAYMSDELTINMQDPNYIVPGCVEKIEEISNEEYRNQL, from the coding sequence GTGAATGGTAAATTTATAAATAATATGGAAGATAAACTTGAATCCTATAAAGATGAAACAATGAAAACAATAGGTTCACTAGCGGATAGAATAAGAGATGTTAATGACCCAGCATTTTCGGTTAATCATTCTCAGGTTACTAATCATCCTGCTGATATTGGAACAGAGCTTTTTGATAAAGAATTAAACATTGCATTAATTAATAACCAAAGAGAATTAACTAATAAAATTGAAGATGCTTTAGATAGAATAAATGAAGGAAACTATGGAACATGTGAAATGTGTGGTAAAGGTATTGAACCAGAAAGGCTTGAAATACTTCCATATACAACATCCTGTGCAGATTGTGCAATTGAGGGTACGGTAAATCTTCCAGTTAAGCAGAATTATACTAGTGAAGCTACATTAAGAAATTTCTATGATGTATATGAAGAGTTAGAAGAAGAAAATGGAGCATATATGAGCGATGAGTTAACAATTAATATGCAAGATCCTAACTATATTGTACCAGGATGCGTAGAAAAGATAGAAGAAATTAGTAATGAGGAATATAGAAACCAATTATAA
- a CDS encoding DUF5665 domain-containing protein, protein MSNKNTNSSESSSREDYDDLLRAISEHFERARLADYVDLMQKPRRMIILNFLSGAAKGFGLAVGFTILGAVLIYLLQKIVVLNLPVISEVIAEMVKLVQLKLR, encoded by the coding sequence ATGTCTAACAAAAACACAAATTCATCAGAAAGTAGCAGTAGGGAAGATTATGATGATCTTCTAAGGGCAATTTCTGAGCATTTTGAAAGAGCAAGACTTGCAGACTATGTAGATCTAATGCAAAAACCTCGCAGAATGATTATCCTTAATTTTTTATCAGGTGCTGCTAAAGGATTTGGTCTTGCAGTTGGATTTACTATTTTAGGTGCGGTACTTATATATCTCCTTCAGAAAATAGTAGTACTAAACCTTCCGGTTATAAGTGAGGTAATTGCAGAAATGGTTAAACTAGTTCAGCTTAAACTAAGGTAG
- the ileS gene encoding isoleucine--tRNA ligase has product MEKEKVDYGKTLNLPQTDFAMKANLPQREPVIQEKWEKEDLYNKALEKNKGNKSFILHDGPPYANGDIHLGHTLNKVLKDMINRYKTMNGFYAPYVPGWDTHGLPIELQAIKKLGIKKNSMSTVEFRRQCRDYALTQVERQTKQFKRLGVIGDFDNPYLTLRPEFEAKQIEIFGKMAEKGYIYKGLKPVYWCSSCETALAEAEVEYADKTSTSIYVRFNVTDDKGMFKNLGLDLSKVYYIIWTTTPWTLPANLGIALGPEIEYAIVKEKDSYYVVAKELLESVKSAIGFEEAEIIAEFNGLDLEGQVCKHPFIDRDSKVIVGDHVTLESGTGCVHTAPGHGKEDFEVGQKYGLEVINPVDNRGRFTSEAGKYEGLKYTEGNDAILEDIRESGALLADSKINHSYPHCWRCKKPIIFRATEQWFASIDGFKEAAVKEIKNVKWIPEWGEERITSMVSDRADWCISRQRVWGVPIPIFYCEKCNKEIINTDTISKISSIFKEKGSDAWFEMDASELIPEGTVCECGCSDFRKEMDIMDVWFDSGSSHAGVLEARENLSWPADIYLEGNDQYRGWFQSSLLTSVAAKGIAPYKTVITHGMVVDGEGKKMSKSLGNGIDPMEVIKENGADILRLWVSSADYKSDVRISKNILKQLSEGYRKIRNTARYMIGNLSDFDPTKDKVSYEDMNELDKWAVLKLQKLINGVTNSYENYQFHAVYHDIHNFCVVDMSNFYLDIIKDRLYTEKTDSSERRAAQTVMYDVLNALVKMISPIMSFTSEEIWNFIKHEDEDNVESVLLSSWPKASNENNDSELEAKWDKMREIRTEVSKALELARREKIVGNSLNAKIYINADGEVYEFLNGMREYLETVFIVSQLELTKGLENVAENAYKSEEIKDLAVLVEQAPGEKCERCWIFSSTIGEDSNHPTLCARCSSVIE; this is encoded by the coding sequence ATGGAAAAAGAAAAAGTTGATTATGGAAAAACACTTAATCTTCCACAAACCGACTTTGCAATGAAGGCAAATCTTCCACAAAGAGAACCAGTAATACAAGAAAAATGGGAAAAGGAAGATCTATATAACAAAGCATTAGAAAAAAATAAAGGAAATAAATCATTTATTCTACATGATGGACCTCCATATGCTAATGGAGATATTCACCTTGGACATACTCTTAACAAGGTATTAAAGGACATGATTAATAGATACAAGACTATGAATGGTTTTTATGCACCATATGTTCCAGGATGGGATACACATGGGCTTCCTATAGAACTTCAAGCAATTAAAAAGCTTGGAATTAAGAAGAATTCAATGAGTACAGTAGAATTTAGACGTCAATGTAGAGATTATGCCTTAACTCAAGTAGAAAGACAAACAAAGCAGTTTAAAAGATTAGGGGTTATTGGAGATTTTGATAATCCATACCTAACTTTAAGACCAGAGTTTGAAGCTAAGCAAATTGAGATATTTGGGAAAATGGCTGAAAAAGGATATATATATAAGGGACTTAAGCCAGTATATTGGTGTAGTTCTTGTGAAACAGCCCTAGCTGAAGCTGAGGTTGAATATGCAGACAAAACTTCTACATCTATATATGTTAGATTTAATGTAACAGATGATAAGGGAATGTTTAAAAATTTAGGACTAGACCTTTCAAAGGTTTACTATATTATATGGACAACAACTCCATGGACACTTCCTGCAAACCTTGGTATAGCGCTAGGACCAGAAATAGAATATGCAATAGTTAAAGAAAAAGACAGTTACTATGTAGTAGCGAAGGAACTTTTAGAATCTGTTAAGAGTGCAATTGGTTTTGAAGAAGCTGAAATTATAGCAGAATTCAATGGATTAGACCTTGAAGGGCAAGTATGCAAACACCCATTTATTGATAGAGATTCAAAGGTTATTGTAGGAGACCATGTAACATTAGAATCAGGTACTGGATGTGTTCATACAGCACCTGGACATGGTAAAGAAGACTTTGAAGTAGGTCAAAAGTATGGGCTTGAAGTTATAAATCCAGTTGATAATAGAGGTAGATTTACAAGTGAGGCTGGAAAATACGAAGGGTTAAAGTATACTGAAGGAAATGATGCTATACTTGAGGACATAAGAGAAAGTGGAGCACTTTTAGCTGATAGTAAGATAAACCACTCATATCCACATTGCTGGAGATGTAAAAAACCTATAATATTTAGAGCTACAGAACAATGGTTTGCATCAATTGATGGATTTAAAGAAGCTGCAGTTAAGGAAATCAAGAATGTTAAGTGGATTCCTGAATGGGGCGAAGAAAGAATAACTAGTATGGTTTCAGATAGAGCAGACTGGTGTATTTCAAGACAAAGAGTTTGGGGTGTTCCAATTCCAATATTCTACTGTGAAAAGTGTAATAAAGAAATTATAAATACAGATACTATTTCTAAGATTTCATCTATATTTAAGGAAAAAGGTTCAGATGCTTGGTTTGAAATGGATGCAAGTGAGCTTATACCAGAGGGTACGGTATGTGAATGTGGATGTAGTGATTTTAGAAAAGAAATGGATATTATGGATGTTTGGTTTGACTCAGGTTCTTCACACGCAGGTGTGCTTGAAGCTAGAGAAAACCTTTCATGGCCAGCAGATATATACTTAGAAGGTAATGATCAATATAGAGGATGGTTCCAATCATCACTTTTAACTTCTGTTGCAGCTAAGGGAATAGCTCCATATAAGACAGTTATTACTCATGGTATGGTTGTTGATGGAGAAGGAAAGAAAATGTCTAAGTCACTTGGTAATGGTATTGATCCAATGGAGGTTATCAAGGAAAATGGTGCTGATATACTAAGACTTTGGGTAAGTTCTGCTGATTATAAAAGTGATGTTAGAATATCTAAAAATATTCTAAAACAACTTTCAGAAGGATATAGAAAAATTAGAAATACAGCTAGATATATGATAGGAAATTTATCAGACTTTGATCCAACTAAGGATAAGGTAAGTTATGAAGATATGAACGAACTTGATAAATGGGCTGTACTAAAACTTCAAAAGCTTATAAATGGAGTTACTAACTCATATGAAAACTATCAATTCCATGCTGTATACCATGATATACACAATTTCTGTGTTGTTGATATGAGTAACTTCTATTTAGATATAATTAAAGATAGATTATATACAGAAAAAACTGACTCAAGTGAAAGAAGAGCAGCACAGACAGTAATGTATGATGTATTAAATGCTTTAGTTAAGATGATATCACCTATAATGTCATTTACATCAGAGGAAATCTGGAACTTCATAAAACATGAAGATGAAGATAATGTAGAAAGTGTACTTTTATCAAGTTGGCCAAAGGCTTCAAATGAAAATAATGATAGTGAACTTGAGGCGAAATGGGATAAAATGCGTGAAATAAGAACGGAAGTTTCAAAGGCCTTAGAACTTGCTAGAAGAGAAAAGATAGTTGGAAACTCACTAAATGCAAAAATATACATTAACGCAGATGGTGAAGTTTATGAATTCTTAAATGGTATGAGAGAATACCTTGAAACAGTATTCATTGTTTCACAACTTGAATTAACTAAGGGGCTTGAAAATGTAGCTGAAAATGCATATAAGTCAGAGGAAATAAAGGATCTTGCTGTTTTAGTTGAGCAAGCTCCAGGAGAAAAATGTGAAAGATGTTGGATATTTAGTAGTACGATAGGAGAGGATAGTAATCATCCAACTCTATGTGCTAGATGTTCATCAGTTATAGAATAA
- a CDS encoding RNA-binding protein, with product MDDKFIKNIEKKFSIEKEKVGQFLGKIRIAKKNWDVIYTDFLTLNEQEFLKILAFEEDVYISFYIEDDFERKMALISPIECLEDFPIKALKITGNFKFEKVDHRDYLGSILGLGIKREKVGDINVYEDGAEILVHRDVAQYILFNLIKVKHTGVKVLEIDISSIRKKSQNLKELNVNVSSLRFDAVLSGIFNISRTKSSSLIKSGDAKINNIISTDSSTLVKSGQVITLRKYGKIKVGDVIATTKKERLVLSVYKYI from the coding sequence ATGGACGATAAGTTTATAAAGAATATAGAAAAAAAATTCTCTATAGAAAAGGAGAAAGTAGGCCAATTTCTTGGAAAGATTAGAATAGCTAAAAAAAATTGGGATGTTATTTACACTGACTTTTTAACTTTAAATGAGCAAGAGTTTCTTAAGATTCTAGCCTTTGAAGAGGATGTGTATATATCTTTTTATATAGAAGATGACTTTGAGAGAAAAATGGCTCTAATTTCTCCTATAGAGTGTTTGGAAGATTTTCCTATTAAGGCGTTAAAAATAACTGGAAATTTTAAGTTTGAAAAGGTTGATCATCGGGACTATTTAGGTTCAATACTTGGGCTTGGAATTAAAAGAGAGAAAGTCGGAGATATAAATGTATATGAAGATGGGGCTGAAATATTAGTACATAGAGATGTTGCACAATACATTTTATTTAATCTAATAAAGGTAAAACATACTGGAGTTAAGGTGCTAGAGATTGACATAAGCAGTATTAGAAAAAAGTCTCAAAATCTAAAAGAACTAAATGTAAATGTTTCATCCTTAAGGTTTGATGCTGTGCTCTCAGGAATATTTAACATCTCGAGAACAAAATCTTCTTCCCTTATAAAAAGTGGGGATGCTAAGATTAATAATATTATAAGCACGGATTCATCTACTTTAGTAAAAAGTGGTCAAGTTATAACTCTTAGAAAATATGGAAAAATAAAAGTTGGAGATGTTATAGCTACTACAAAAAAGGAAAGACTTGTACTTTCAGTTTACAAGTATATTTAG
- the lspA gene encoding signal peptidase II translates to MFNALFILGIILLDQFSKYMAKFFFEGGNDKVLIEGMFSLTYLENRGAAFGIFKDQKFILIGLTAIVIISLIVYLYRHKKITKLLRISLILIIGGAVGNLIDRIYLGYVVDFFHFYIKDIFDWPVFNIADISVVCGTTLMAIAILFSKED, encoded by the coding sequence ATGTTTAACGCTCTATTTATACTTGGGATAATACTCCTTGATCAGTTTTCAAAGTATATGGCTAAGTTTTTCTTTGAAGGTGGTAATGATAAGGTTCTCATAGAGGGTATGTTTTCTTTAACGTATCTAGAAAATAGAGGAGCAGCATTTGGCATTTTTAAGGATCAAAAATTTATACTAATAGGTCTTACGGCTATAGTGATTATTTCATTAATTGTTTATTTATATAGACATAAGAAAATAACAAAACTTTTAAGAATATCCCTTATCTTAATTATAGGAGGGGCTGTTGGAAATTTAATAGATAGAATATATCTAGGATATGTTGTAGACTTTTTTCATTTTTACATAAAGGATATATTTGACTGGCCTGTATTTAATATAGCAGATATAAGTGTTGTGTGCGGAACAACTTTAATGGCTATTGCTATATTATTCTCTAAGGAAGATTAG
- the uraA gene encoding uracil permease, which translates to MNQTKEELTKKDFVDVRETLPFIKALPLSLQHMFAMFGSSVLVPILLGVDPATVLLFNGIGTLLYIAITKAGIPSYLGSSFAFIAPAAAIIGSQGYEYALGGFITAGAVFSIVGLIVKKTGINWINLIFPPAAMGAILAVMGLELGPVAADMAGFIPKNGALNTTNITISVVTLAIAIFGSMMFRGFLKVIPVLISVAAGYILSVALGVVDFSAVVNAPWFALPHFTTPKFSSVAIFTILPAVFVVLAEHIGHLIVTGNLVGRKLEEEPGLHRSLLGDGISTMLSGCFGSVPTTTYGENIGVMSITRVYSVWVIGGAAVFSILLSVSGKLTEIIRTIPTPVMGGISLLLFGTIAVAGLRVLIEQKVDFSKSRNLILTSIIMVIGLSGVKVNIGVPLSGMGLATIVAILLNIIFIVIEKLNLTNDN; encoded by the coding sequence ATGAATCAAACGAAAGAAGAACTAACAAAGAAAGACTTTGTAGATGTTAGAGAAACACTACCTTTTATTAAGGCTCTACCACTAAGTCTTCAACACATGTTTGCAATGTTTGGATCATCAGTTTTAGTTCCGATTTTACTAGGAGTAGATCCAGCAACAGTTCTACTGTTTAATGGTATAGGAACACTACTATACATTGCAATTACTAAAGCAGGAATTCCTTCATATCTAGGATCAAGCTTTGCATTTATAGCACCAGCTGCTGCAATAATTGGTTCACAAGGATATGAGTATGCTTTAGGAGGTTTTATTACTGCAGGTGCAGTATTCTCAATTGTCGGACTTATAGTAAAGAAAACAGGAATTAATTGGATTAATCTTATCTTCCCACCAGCTGCAATGGGAGCAATACTTGCAGTAATGGGATTAGAACTTGGGCCAGTAGCTGCTGATATGGCAGGGTTCATTCCAAAAAACGGGGCATTAAATACAACAAATATAACTATATCAGTTGTAACTCTTGCTATTGCTATTTTTGGTTCAATGATGTTTAGAGGATTCTTAAAGGTTATACCAGTACTTATATCAGTAGCAGCTGGATATATTTTATCAGTTGCACTTGGAGTAGTAGATTTTTCAGCAGTTGTAAATGCACCATGGTTTGCACTACCACATTTTACAACTCCGAAATTTAGCTCAGTTGCTATATTTACAATTTTACCTGCGGTATTTGTTGTACTTGCAGAGCATATTGGACACCTAATTGTTACAGGTAATCTAGTAGGAAGAAAGCTAGAAGAAGAACCAGGACTACACAGATCGCTACTTGGAGATGGTATTTCAACAATGCTATCAGGATGCTTTGGATCAGTTCCAACAACAACATACGGAGAAAACATTGGAGTTATGTCAATAACTAGAGTTTATAGCGTATGGGTAATAGGAGGAGCTGCGGTATTCTCAATACTTCTATCTGTATCAGGTAAACTTACTGAGATTATAAGAACTATACCAACTCCAGTAATGGGTGGAATAAGCTTGCTTTTATTTGGAACAATTGCAGTTGCAGGACTTAGAGTTCTTATAGAACAAAAGGTAGACTTTTCAAAGTCAAGAAATCTGATTTTAACTTCTATTATAATGGTAATTGGTTTAAGTGGAGTTAAGGTAAATATAGGAGTTCCGCTAAGTGGAATGGGTCTTGCAACAATAGTTGCAATACTATTAAATATTATATTTATAGTTATAGAAAAATTAAACCTTACTAATGATAATTAA
- a CDS encoding DivIVA domain-containing protein — MTITPNEISNKDFKKNFRGYDMDEVDTFLDAIREDYEKIYKNNSALKEQVLVLKEKVDHYTNMENTLQNTLILAQTAAQQAKENSQKEASIVMKDAERQAEIIIKEAEKRISEINKEYEFIKQQFNAFKSRFKGMVESQLETIEKIEIETGIAIVSSTTLEESANVNKSTTSPKSASNKDSEISKTENNDSKEKKFGAHQEHKKDYKREGKKEHKEKHRFNHKKAEKVEA; from the coding sequence TTGACGATCACGCCAAATGAAATAAGTAATAAGGACTTTAAAAAGAACTTTAGAGGATATGACATGGATGAGGTTGATACCTTTCTTGATGCCATAAGAGAAGATTATGAAAAAATATACAAAAATAACTCTGCCTTAAAAGAACAAGTATTGGTTTTAAAAGAAAAGGTAGATCATTATACAAATATGGAAAATACACTTCAAAACACACTTATCCTAGCTCAAACAGCTGCCCAACAAGCAAAGGAAAATTCACAAAAGGAAGCAAGTATTGTTATGAAGGATGCAGAAAGACAAGCTGAAATCATAATAAAGGAAGCTGAAAAGAGAATAAGTGAAATAAATAAAGAGTATGAATTTATAAAGCAGCAATTTAATGCTTTTAAGTCAAGATTTAAAGGCATGGTTGAATCTCAACTAGAAACAATAGAAAAAATAGAAATTGAAACTGGAATAGCAATAGTCTCTAGTACTACTTTAGAGGAAAGTGCTAATGTAAATAAATCAACTACTTCCCCAAAAAGTGCTTCTAACAAGGATTCGGAAATATCTAAGACAGAAAATAATGATAGTAAAGAAAAAAAGTTTGGGGCACATCAAGAGCATAAAAAAGATTATAAAAGAGAAGGTAAAAAAGAGCATAAAGAAAAGCATAGATTTAATCACAAAAAGGCGGAAAAAGTGGAAGCATAA
- a CDS encoding RluA family pseudouridine synthase, with translation MFEEILNFTIDKEDANKRIDVYLSENIEDMSRSQIKKLIDDETVKVNGKIIKSNYKTKENDSLEITIPEPKNLELIAEDIDIDIIYEDDDIAVVNKAKGMVVHPAAGNYTGTLVNALLYKCNNLSSINGVIRPGIVHRIDKDTSGVLVIAKNDMAHRSLSEQIKNHTVKRCYLALTEGVIKVDSGTVNAPIGRHPVERKKMAITEKNSRHAITHFKVIERFQRNTLIEARLETGRTHQIRVHMAHLGYPLVGDPVYGFKKQKFNIKGQALHARTLGFMHPRTGEYVEFSSDIPDDFKRVLSRIRNVENS, from the coding sequence ATGTTTGAAGAAATACTTAACTTTACTATAGATAAAGAGGATGCAAATAAAAGAATAGATGTTTACTTAAGCGAAAATATTGAGGATATGTCAAGATCCCAAATTAAGAAGCTAATAGATGATGAGACTGTAAAAGTAAATGGTAAAATAATAAAAAGTAATTATAAAACTAAAGAAAATGATTCTTTAGAAATCACTATCCCTGAGCCTAAAAATCTCGAACTAATAGCTGAAGATATAGATATAGATATAATTTATGAAGATGATGATATTGCAGTAGTTAATAAAGCTAAGGGAATGGTTGTTCATCCTGCTGCAGGGAATTATACAGGTACACTAGTTAATGCTCTTTTATATAAATGCAATAACCTATCAAGTATTAATGGAGTTATAAGACCTGGAATAGTACATAGAATAGATAAGGATACCTCAGGTGTATTAGTTATTGCAAAAAATGACATGGCACATAGAAGTCTTTCTGAACAAATAAAAAATCATACGGTAAAAAGATGTTATCTTGCTTTAACAGAAGGAGTAATTAAGGTAGATAGTGGCACAGTAAATGCACCAATTGGAAGACATCCAGTAGAAAGAAAGAAAATGGCTATAACAGAGAAGAATTCCCGTCATGCAATTACCCATTTTAAAGTTATTGAAAGATTTCAAAGAAATACTTTAATAGAAGCAAGACTTGAAACAGGAAGAACACATCAAATAAGGGTTCACATGGCACATTTAGGTTATCCATTAGTTGGAGACCCTGTATATGGCTTTAAAAAGCAAAAATTTAATATAAAGGGTCAAGCCCTACATGCTAGAACACTAGGGTTTATGCATCCTAGAACAGGGGAGTATGTTGAATTTTCATCTGATATTCCAGATGACTTTAAAAGGGTTCTTAGCAGAATAAGGAATGTTGAAAATAGTTGA
- the pyrR gene encoding bifunctional pyr operon transcriptional regulator/uracil phosphoribosyltransferase PyrR encodes MKVKAQLLDEKSINRALIRVSHEIIEKNKGVENIVLVGIKTRGVPLAKRIAGYIEEFEGTKVEIGTLDITLYRDDLSEKNYEPKVNDSDIPSDLSNKIVVLVDDVLYTGRTVRSALDAIIDIGRPNSIQLAILIDRGHRELPIRADYVGKNVPTSIDEIVQVELKEIDGIDRVIISESE; translated from the coding sequence GTGAAAGTTAAAGCACAATTGCTTGATGAAAAAAGTATAAATAGAGCTTTGATTAGAGTTTCTCATGAAATAATAGAGAAGAATAAAGGTGTAGAAAACATTGTTTTAGTAGGTATAAAAACAAGAGGAGTACCACTAGCTAAAAGAATAGCTGGCTATATAGAAGAATTTGAAGGAACTAAGGTAGAGATTGGAACCTTAGATATAACTCTTTATAGAGATGACCTATCAGAGAAAAATTATGAACCTAAGGTTAATGATTCAGATATACCTTCAGATTTATCTAATAAAATAGTTGTATTAGTAGATGATGTTTTATACACAGGAAGAACAGTTAGATCAGCACTAGATGCTATTATAGATATAGGTAGACCAAATTCAATTCAATTAGCAATATTAATAGACAGAGGTCACAGAGAGCTTCCAATAAGAGCTGATTATGTTGGGAAAAATGTTCCAACATCCATTGATGAAATAGTTCAGGTTGAACTAAAAGAAATTGATGGAATTGATAGGGTTATCATAAGCGAAAGTGAATAA
- a CDS encoding Rqc2 family fibronectin-binding protein, with protein MPFDGFFTNSIVKELSLLSDGRIDKIHQPTKDEIILYIRKDKKAYKVLFSCNPSFPRVHITETDKENPLVPPGFCMVLRKYIAGAKLKGVNQINFDRIVDFEIEGRDELGYPLTFHLIIEIMGKHSNIILINDKEKIVDSVKHITSETSRYRTVLPSFDYISPPLSGKVSPLNITKDEFDKYLNSKDLETASKAIMSSFLGISKKFSDDVTENYKNTKLIELLADERDTISSNFFYYMAKVKSCSFNYRIYYNNDLMNDFYCLPLKSYNGLTSIDFDSPSKLLDSFYGQRDLKNSLKQKYSDLFKLISNLYDRTLKKIQIHKEKLIECSNYETYKVYGDILMANQFSLEDGMKSVTLQNFYDENLNDITIPLDDDISINQNAQKYYKKYNKEKITIETVTLQLKEAEDEKLYLENILYNVENANDIETLEEIKSELSSIGYIKKRGKQSKGSKKSLPHHFVSSDGYDIYVGKNNNQNDYLTTKFAVSSDIWLHTKEIPGSHVIIKSKSGEVSDTAILEAANLAAYHSKGQNSTNVPVDYTEKKNVKKPSGAKPGMVIYTTNKTIYITPDETKVKSLTKLSK; from the coding sequence ATGCCATTTGACGGATTTTTTACCAATAGTATAGTAAAAGAATTATCCCTTTTATCGGATGGAAGAATAGATAAAATTCACCAACCTACAAAGGATGAAATTATTCTTTATATTAGAAAGGATAAAAAAGCATACAAGGTATTATTTTCTTGTAATCCATCCTTTCCAAGGGTACATATAACAGAAACTGATAAAGAGAACCCTTTAGTTCCTCCTGGATTTTGTATGGTACTTAGAAAATACATTGCAGGTGCAAAATTAAAAGGTGTTAATCAGATTAATTTTGATAGAATTGTAGATTTTGAAATTGAGGGAAGAGATGAACTTGGATATCCTCTTACATTTCACCTAATAATAGAAATTATGGGTAAGCATAGCAATATCATTCTAATAAACGATAAAGAAAAAATAGTAGACTCTGTTAAACACATAACTTCTGAAACAAGTAGATATAGAACTGTACTTCCATCATTTGATTATATATCTCCACCTTTATCAGGCAAGGTAAGTCCTTTAAATATTACTAAAGATGAATTTGACAAATACTTAAATTCAAAGGACTTAGAAACTGCATCTAAGGCTATTATGTCAAGTTTTCTTGGAATATCTAAAAAGTTTTCAGATGATGTTACTGAGAATTATAAAAATACAAAACTTATAGAGCTTTTAGCAGATGAAAGGGATACTATATCATCAAATTTTTTCTATTATATGGCCAAAGTAAAAAGCTGTAGTTTCAACTATAGAATCTATTATAATAATGACTTAATGAATGATTTTTATTGTCTCCCATTAAAAAGCTATAATGGACTTACATCCATAGACTTTGACTCTCCATCAAAATTACTTGATAGCTTCTATGGTCAAAGAGATCTTAAAAATTCTCTTAAACAAAAGTATAGCGATCTTTTCAAATTAATATCTAACCTATACGATAGAACACTGAAAAAGATTCAAATACACAAAGAAAAGCTTATAGAATGTAGTAATTATGAGACATATAAAGTTTATGGAGATATTTTAATGGCTAATCAGTTTTCTCTAGAGGATGGAATGAAAAGTGTAACCCTTCAAAACTTCTACGATGAAAACCTTAATGATATAACCATTCCACTTGATGATGATATTTCAATAAATCAAAATGCTCAAAAATATTATAAGAAATATAATAAAGAAAAAATAACAATAGAAACAGTAACCCTACAACTTAAGGAAGCTGAAGATGAAAAGCTTTATCTTGAAAACATTCTTTATAATGTAGAAAATGCTAATGATATAGAAACACTTGAAGAAATTAAATCTGAACTTTCATCTATTGGATACATAAAAAAGAGAGGAAAACAATCAAAAGGAAGTAAAAAGTCACTTCCTCATCACTTTGTATCCAGTGATGGATATGATATATATGTAGGTAAGAACAATAATCAAAATGATTATCTAACAACTAAGTTTGCTGTATCAAGTGATATATGGCTTCACACTAAGGAGATTCCAGGCTCCCATGTAATAATAAAATCAAAATCAGGGGAAGTATCAGATACAGCTATTTTAGAAGCTGCAAACCTTGCAGCATATCATAGCAAGGGTCAAAATTCTACTAATGTACCAGTAGATTATACTGAAAAGAAAAACGTAAAAAAACCTTCCGGTGCAAAACCTGGAATGGTTATATACACTACTAATAAAACTATATATATAACTCCTGATGAAACCAAAGTAAAGTCACTAACAAAGCTTAGTAAATAA